One stretch of Desulfobacterales bacterium DNA includes these proteins:
- a CDS encoding YifB family Mg chelatase-like AAA ATPase — protein MLAKVLSSAVIGIDAYLVEVEIDIACGLPSFTTVGLPETSVKESKERVKSAIHNSGYNFPDDRITLNLAPADIKKEGTGFDLPIALGILAATGIIPENTLSAYLILGELSLDGRIKSVRGVLPMALTAKQAGYSGIVVPSDNRQEASVVSGIKVLAANHLSEVVEYFRFGTAIIPEEIDSNGILDGPDRIEENFSDVLGQEHAKRALEIAAAGGHNLLMTGPPGSGKTMLARRLRGILPPLTFDEAIETTKILSVVGLLEKDQALVTQRPFRAPHHTISDAGLIGGGHVPRPGEVSLAHNGVLFLDELPEFKKHVLEVLRQPLEDKQVTISRASFTITYPSSFMLVAAMNPCACGYYSDPKHECTCSLHQIQKYRSRVSGPLLDRIDMYVDVPAVPYRDLKKKIASESSETVRERVAAARKIQSDRFAGAPIYCNAQMGTRHINAFCRIDKTASNLLEVAMEKLSLSARAYNRVLKLARTIADLENRPEILMEHVSEAIQYRSLDRGRGVGGI, from the coding sequence GTGCTGGCCAAAGTATTAAGCAGTGCGGTGATCGGAATTGATGCGTATCTGGTGGAAGTTGAAATCGATATCGCATGCGGTCTGCCATCGTTTACAACGGTTGGACTTCCGGAAACATCCGTCAAGGAAAGCAAGGAACGGGTTAAATCCGCGATACACAATTCCGGGTATAACTTTCCGGATGACAGAATTACGCTAAATCTGGCCCCGGCCGACATTAAAAAGGAAGGCACGGGCTTTGATCTGCCCATTGCGCTGGGAATACTGGCGGCTACCGGGATTATTCCGGAAAACACCCTGTCAGCATATCTGATTCTGGGTGAGCTTTCTCTGGACGGGCGTATCAAGTCCGTCAGGGGTGTGCTGCCGATGGCCCTGACGGCAAAACAGGCGGGATATTCGGGGATTGTCGTGCCCAGCGATAATCGTCAGGAAGCATCCGTGGTCAGTGGGATTAAAGTCCTGGCGGCAAATCATCTTTCAGAGGTCGTTGAATATTTCCGTTTCGGGACGGCTATTATCCCTGAAGAAATCGATTCGAACGGGATTCTGGACGGACCGGACCGAATAGAGGAAAATTTTTCTGACGTGCTGGGCCAGGAACATGCCAAACGGGCACTGGAAATTGCCGCTGCCGGAGGGCATAATCTACTGATGACCGGGCCTCCGGGTTCGGGGAAAACCATGCTGGCCAGGCGGCTTCGAGGAATTCTGCCGCCGTTGACATTTGACGAGGCCATCGAAACCACCAAAATTCTGAGCGTGGTCGGCCTGCTTGAAAAAGATCAGGCGTTGGTCACGCAACGGCCGTTCCGGGCACCGCATCATACCATATCCGATGCCGGCCTGATTGGTGGCGGCCATGTCCCCAGGCCCGGGGAGGTGAGTCTGGCGCATAACGGGGTGCTGTTTTTAGATGAGCTTCCCGAGTTTAAGAAGCATGTGCTGGAGGTACTCCGCCAGCCGCTTGAAGATAAGCAGGTTACCATTTCACGCGCATCGTTCACCATTACGTATCCGTCTTCATTCATGCTGGTCGCCGCGATGAATCCATGCGCGTGCGGATACTATTCAGATCCGAAACATGAATGCACCTGCAGTCTGCATCAAATTCAGAAATACCGCTCCAGGGTATCGGGTCCGCTGCTGGATCGCATCGATATGTATGTGGATGTGCCGGCCGTTCCCTATCGGGATCTGAAGAAAAAAATCGCATCCGAATCTTCGGAAACCGTTCGGGAACGGGTGGCCGCGGCCCGGAAGATCCAGTCGGACCGCTTTGCCGGCGCCCCTATTTACTGCAATGCCCAGATGGGCACCCGGCATATCAATGCCTTCTGCCGGATTGATAAAACCGCTTCAAACCTGCTGGAAGTCGCCATGGAAAAACTGTCGCTGTCAGCCCGTGCCTATAACCGCGTGCTTAAACTGGCCCGGACGATCGCGGACCTGGAAAACCGGCCGGAAATATTAATGGAACATGTTTCCGAGGCGATTCAGTACCGGAGCCTTGACCGGGGCAGGGGAGTGGGCGGAATTTGA
- a CDS encoding DUF4390 domain-containing protein → MIKKTHRTIAMLIAGLLIFLQVTAFAQDARLADIIVTNTRDDLLVYLNVEGAFREKIKTAIFSGVPTTFSFFINLYQTRGFWLDKRIADIEVSHTIKYNTLKKNFVITRSWDTNNPAITDSFTEARKLMTEIDSLRIISLNNLEKGRQYQIRAKAELSKRTLPFYLHHILFFMSLWDFKTDWYTIDFIY, encoded by the coding sequence ATGATAAAAAAGACACATCGAACCATTGCAATGTTGATAGCGGGGCTGCTGATTTTTTTACAGGTAACCGCTTTTGCACAGGATGCCAGGCTGGCCGATATTATCGTGACAAACACCCGGGATGATCTTCTCGTCTATCTGAACGTGGAGGGGGCATTCAGGGAAAAAATAAAAACAGCGATTTTCAGCGGCGTCCCCACCACATTCTCATTTTTCATAAACCTGTACCAGACCCGTGGATTCTGGCTTGACAAGCGTATTGCCGATATCGAGGTCAGCCACACGATCAAATACAATACGCTGAAAAAAAATTTTGTTATCACCCGCTCCTGGGACACGAATAACCCCGCCATCACCGATTCATTTACCGAAGCCCGAAAACTGATGACCGAAATCGACAGCTTACGGATCATCTCTCTGAATAATCTGGAAAAAGGGCGGCAGTATCAAATCCGGGCAAAAGCCGAACTGAGCAAACGCACCCTTCCTTTTTATCTTCACCATATTTTATTTTTCATGTCATTATGGGATTTTAAAACTGATTGGTATACCATCGACTTTATTTATTAA
- the lpxC gene encoding UDP-3-O-acyl-N-acetylglucosamine deacetylase — protein MSIYLRQRTISRPATCSGIGVHSGREVSLTIKPAPVNHGIKFIRTDLPGRPEIAAHFNKVVDTSLATVIGYDGVIISTIEHIMATFSAFSIDNAHVEVNDYELPIMDGSAAPFVSMIRQAGVIEQEAPRYFFIVKKTIALHQGDRSVVIYPSPIYKITCNIDFKHPLINQQSLTIDVTEKTFENEIAGARTFGFLHELEYLKKYGFARGGALDNAIVIDKHNILNPDGLRFPDEFVRHKILDCIGDFSLLGMPILGHVVATRSGHFFNHEFLKQFFNQKGSWETSCLHKLSEPGSCATKHLAI, from the coding sequence ATGAGTATATATTTACGGCAGCGAACGATTTCCAGACCGGCCACCTGTTCAGGAATAGGCGTCCACTCAGGCAGAGAGGTCAGCCTGACAATCAAACCGGCACCCGTTAACCATGGCATCAAGTTTATCCGAACCGATCTTCCGGGCAGACCGGAAATAGCTGCTCATTTTAATAAGGTCGTGGACACCAGCCTCGCCACGGTTATCGGATATGACGGTGTTATCATATCCACTATCGAACATATCATGGCCACGTTTTCCGCGTTCTCGATCGACAACGCGCATGTTGAAGTCAATGACTATGAGTTGCCCATCATGGATGGAAGCGCCGCCCCGTTTGTATCCATGATCAGACAGGCAGGCGTTATTGAGCAGGAAGCGCCAAGATATTTTTTTATTGTTAAAAAAACCATCGCATTGCATCAGGGGGACAGGAGCGTCGTTATTTATCCGTCACCCATTTATAAAATTACCTGCAACATCGATTTTAAACATCCCCTGATCAATCAACAGTCCCTTACAATCGATGTCACTGAAAAAACGTTTGAAAACGAAATTGCCGGAGCCAGGACATTCGGGTTTCTTCATGAACTAGAATATCTGAAAAAATATGGATTTGCGCGGGGAGGGGCACTGGATAACGCGATAGTGATCGACAAGCATAATATCCTCAATCCGGATGGGCTGAGATTTCCGGATGAATTCGTGAGGCACAAGATTCTCGACTGCATAGGGGATTTTTCTCTCCTGGGAATGCCCATTTTAGGACATGTGGTGGCAACGCGATCCGGACATTTTTTCAACCACGAATTCCTTAAGCAGTTTTTCAATCAGAAGGGGTCATGGGAAACGTCGTGTCTTCATAAACTCAGTGAACCGGGCAGTTGCGCAACAAAACATCTTGCCATTTGA